A section of the Malania oleifera isolate guangnan ecotype guangnan chromosome 2, ASM2987363v1, whole genome shotgun sequence genome encodes:
- the LOC131149540 gene encoding U-box domain-containing protein 13-like, with protein sequence MVDEARGGSLAQSLLDIVNEISAISDFRGTVKKQYCNLARRLKLLTPMFEEIRDSKEPIPPDCVKVFVSLKEALELARELLRFGSQGSKIYMVLEREQIMNKFHEVTAQLEQALSGISFEKLDITDEVKEQVELVLAQFRRAKGRADAPDAQLYDDLFSVYNKSNDAAADPVVLRRLAEKLQLMGIDDLMQESLALHEMVISVGDPGESIEKMSMLLKKIKDFVQTENPDLDSLARETCMPSSCTGQASTDRNHKPPIIPDDFRCPISLELMKDPVIVSTGQTYERSCIEKWLEAGHGTCPKTQQGLSSTTLTPNYVLRSLIAQWCEANGIEPPKRPGASRASKASACSPAERTKIEVLLRKLTSSNPEDQRSAAGEIRLLAKRNADNRVAIAEAGAIPLLVNLLSIPDSRTQEHAVTALLNLSICEDNKSAIICSGAVPGIVHVLKKGSMEARENAAATLFSLSVVDENKVTIGASGAIPPLVTLLSEGTQRGKKDAATALFNLCIYQGNKGKAVRAGVVSTLMRLLTEAGGGMVDEALAILAILASHPEGKAAIGAAEAVPVLVDVIGSGSPRNKENAAAVLVHLCSGDQQHLAEAQELGVIGALVDLAQNGTDRGKRKAAQLLDRISRFTEQRKQAQAQAQTEAQQSRSTSPTNAVDRQKERVVANTGKSGQSLTERTGRDWESS encoded by the exons ATGGTCGACGAGGCGAGAGGAGGCTCACTCGCGCAGAGCCTTCTCGACATCGTCAACGAGATTTCTGCAATCTCGGACTTCAGAGGTACTGTCAAGAAGCAGTACTGTAATCTGGCGAGGCGATTGAAGCTCCTCACGCCAATGTTCGAGGAGATTCGGGATAGCAAAGAGCCGATCCCTCCGGATTGCGTGAAGGTCTTTGTTTCGCTGAAGGAAGCTTTGGAATTGGCTAGAGAGCTTCTTAGATTCGGAAGTCAAGGGAGCAAGATTTACATG GTCTTGGAGAGGGAGCAAATTATGAATAAATTTCATGAGGTGACAGCTCAGTTGGAACAAGCTTTGAGTGGGATTTCGTTTGAAAAACTGGACATAACCGATGAAGTCAAGGAACAG GTTGAACTTGTCCTTGCTCAGTTCAGAAGAGCCAAAGGGCGGGCTGATGCACCGGATGCCCAGCTGTATGATGATCTTTTCTCTGTTTACAACAAGAGCAACGATGCAGCGGCTGATCCTGTTGTCTTACGGAGACTGGCAGAGAAGCTACAACTAATGGGAATAGATGACCTGATGCAAGAATCTCTAGCTTTGCATGAGATGGTTATTAGTGTTGGGGATCCTGGGGAGAGCATAGAGAAGATGTCAATGTTGCTGAAGAAAATAAAGGATTTTGTGCAGACAGAAAACCCTGACTTGGATTCTCTGGCAAGGGAGACATGCATGCCTTCAAGTTGCACTGGGCAAGCATCAACCGACAGAAATCACAAGCCTCCAATTATACCAGATGATTTTCGCTGTCCAATATCCCTTGAATTGATGAAGGATCCTGTCATTGTTTCGACAGGGCAG ACTTACGAACGATCCTGCATTGAGAAATGGCTGGAAGCAGGGCATGGCACATGTCCGAAGACACAACAGGGCCTTTCGAGCACCACTCTCACACCCAATTATGTCTTGCGAAGCCTCATAGCACAGTGGTGTGAGGCAAATGGAATTGAACCACCAAAGCGCCCAGGGGCTTCTCGAGCTAGTAAGGCATCTGCCTGCTCACCTGCTGAACGTACCAAGATAGAAGTCCTCCTCCGCAAGCTCACTTCTAGCAATCCTGAAGATCAGCGGTCTGCTGCTGGTGAAATCCGCCTCCTTGCCAAACGTAATGCTGATAATCGTGTTGCCATTGCTGAAGCTGGGGCCATTCCTCTCCTTGTAAACCTCCTTTCAATACCTGACTCACGCACCCAGGAGCATGCTGTCACGGCACTTCTTAACCTTTCTATTTGCGAGGACAACAAATCTGCAATCATCTGCTCTGGGGCAGTCCCTGGCATAGTTCATGTACTCAAGAAGGGAAGCATGGAGGCACGGGAAAATGCAGCTGCTACCCTTTTCAGCCTCTCTGTTGTTGATGAAAATAAGGTAACTATTGGTGCTTCTGGGGCAATTCCACCCCTTGTGACACTGCTCAGTGAAGGCACACAACGGGGGAAGAAAGATGCTGCAACTGCACTGTTTAACTTGTGCATTTATCAAGGTAACAAGGGGAAGGCAGTGAGGGCTGGAGTAGTTTCCACACTGATGCGGCTGCTCACTGAGGCCGGAGGAGGGATGGTGGACGAGGCACTGGCAATACTGGCAATACTGGCTAGCCATCCTGAAGGGAAGGCAGCCATTGGGGCTGCAGAGGCGGTGCCAGTTTTGGTCGATGTCATAGGGAGTGGATCCCCCAGGAACAAAGAGAATGCAGCTGCAGTCTTGGTGCACCTTTGTTCTGGAGACCAGCAACATCTCGCAGAGGCTCAGGAGCTTGGGGTCATTGGTGCGCTGGTGGATTTGGCCCAAAATGGCACGGACAGGGGTAAGCGAAAGGCTGCACAGTTGCTTGACCGCATCAGCAGATTTACTGAGCAGCGGAAACAGGCCCAGGCCCAGGCACAAACTGAGGCCCAGCAGTCGCGGTCAACCTCCCCGACCAATGCTGTTGATAG GCAAAAGGAGAGAGTAGTTGCAAACACTGGCAAGTCAGGTCAGTCCCTGACGGAACGAACGGGAAGAGACTGGGAGAGTTCATAG